The Amycolatopsis mongoliensis genome includes a window with the following:
- a CDS encoding SNF2-related protein, with product MEFSADTRATYLPADPPRDGVLALWGDDVAGGTTIELVLPRGAKFARTKVEAELVPLERALPRLLAVGEEASPAVAAWSAAVNAGVNLVARGRLRPAVSPAGAAAWRIGPLDAADEELLRGLAGALPPEAYALPLTGLKRIRLHSPDSLVRALWDATADLLARSPAAPVGAGDPAFAAREPALLGPDGAAWLAELEAREPRGVQVLLRVEGRDDDTFAGVLAVRSMAEPSLVVEAATLWDAPDAVLSRLGDQVETQLLLGLRRGARAWAPLGRVLAQAAPAELPLTDDEVVDLLTDGSRDLGGAGIEVLWSKGLFAGEVKAKASATQAPASVTEAEFALKSLLEFRWQLSLGGEQLTEAEVTALAEAKRPLVRLRGQWVRVDPQLLARVRGRTRKLDAGEALAAALTGELELDGERVEFAAPPVLGGLAERIRDRAGEVMAPPPGLQATLRPYQQAGLAWLATMTGLGLGACLADDMGLGKTIQLIALHLHRRALASPPATAGGPGALRAGGARPAAPVAVEPAEPRPGSTGGPTLVLCPTSLLGNWEREFARFAPDIPVRRFHGGSRHLDDLAPDEVVLATYGVLRRDRETLSEVDWGLVAADEAQHVKNPLSATAKELRKVPARAKVALTGTPVENRLTELWSIVDWTTPGLLGPLDRFRRTVARPIERDRDKAVTERLAATVRPFLLRRRKSDPDIAPELPPKTETDRFVPLTAEQTTLYEAVVRENLAEIRETQGIKRRGQVLQLLTELKQICNHPAQFLKEPHGALTGRSGKLAAFEELLDVILDEGESVLVFSQYVQLCRLLERRLAERGLPTELLSGESSPAKRQDMVDRFQAGEIPVFLLSLKAGGVGLNLTRATHVIHYDRWWNPAVEDQATDRAYRIGQDRPVQVHRLIAEGTLEERIAQVLEKKRGLAESIVGAGEDWITELSDDELADLVRLGSG from the coding sequence GTGGAGTTCAGCGCAGACACCCGGGCCACCTACCTTCCCGCGGATCCCCCGCGGGACGGCGTGCTGGCCCTGTGGGGCGACGACGTGGCCGGCGGGACCACGATCGAGCTCGTGCTGCCCCGGGGCGCGAAGTTCGCGCGGACGAAGGTCGAGGCGGAGCTCGTCCCGCTCGAACGCGCGCTGCCCCGCCTGCTCGCGGTGGGGGAGGAGGCCAGCCCGGCCGTCGCGGCGTGGTCGGCGGCCGTCAACGCCGGGGTGAACCTCGTCGCGCGGGGCCGGCTGCGGCCCGCCGTCTCGCCGGCCGGGGCGGCGGCCTGGCGGATCGGCCCGCTGGACGCGGCCGACGAAGAGCTGCTGCGAGGCCTGGCCGGCGCCCTGCCGCCCGAGGCGTACGCGCTGCCGCTGACCGGGCTGAAACGCATCCGCCTGCACTCGCCGGACTCCCTGGTCCGCGCGCTCTGGGACGCGACGGCCGACCTGCTGGCGCGCAGCCCGGCGGCCCCGGTCGGGGCCGGCGACCCCGCGTTCGCGGCCCGCGAACCGGCCCTGCTCGGGCCGGACGGCGCGGCCTGGCTGGCCGAGCTGGAGGCGCGCGAACCCCGCGGCGTCCAGGTGCTGCTGCGGGTCGAGGGCCGGGACGACGACACGTTCGCCGGGGTCCTGGCGGTGCGCAGCATGGCCGAGCCGAGCCTGGTGGTGGAGGCGGCGACGCTCTGGGACGCGCCGGACGCGGTGCTGAGCCGGCTCGGCGACCAGGTGGAGACGCAGCTGCTGCTCGGCCTGCGGCGCGGCGCGCGGGCGTGGGCGCCGCTGGGCCGGGTGCTGGCGCAGGCCGCGCCCGCGGAGCTGCCGCTGACCGACGACGAGGTCGTCGACCTGCTGACCGACGGCAGCCGCGACCTCGGCGGCGCCGGCATCGAGGTGCTCTGGTCGAAGGGGCTGTTCGCCGGCGAGGTGAAGGCGAAGGCGAGCGCGACCCAGGCGCCGGCGAGCGTCACGGAGGCGGAGTTCGCGCTGAAGAGCCTCCTCGAGTTCCGCTGGCAGCTCAGCCTGGGCGGCGAGCAGCTGACCGAAGCGGAGGTCACCGCCCTCGCGGAGGCGAAGCGCCCGCTGGTCCGGCTGCGCGGGCAGTGGGTGCGGGTGGATCCGCAGCTGCTCGCGCGGGTCCGGGGCCGCACCCGCAAGCTCGACGCGGGCGAGGCCTTGGCCGCGGCGTTGACGGGTGAGCTGGAACTGGACGGCGAACGCGTCGAGTTCGCGGCGCCCCCGGTGCTGGGCGGGCTGGCCGAGCGGATCCGGGACCGGGCCGGCGAGGTGATGGCTCCGCCCCCAGGACTGCAGGCGACGTTGCGGCCGTACCAGCAGGCGGGGCTGGCGTGGCTGGCGACGATGACGGGCCTCGGGCTCGGCGCGTGCCTGGCCGACGACATGGGGCTGGGCAAGACGATCCAGCTGATCGCCCTCCACCTGCACCGGCGGGCGCTCGCTTCGCCGCCGGCGACGGCTGGTGGACCGGGCGCGCTCCGAGCCGGAGGTGCGCGACCGGCGGCTCCGGTCGCGGTGGAGCCCGCCGAGCCCCGGCCCGGCTCGACCGGTGGCCCCACCCTCGTCCTCTGCCCGACCTCCCTGCTCGGCAACTGGGAGCGCGAGTTCGCCCGCTTCGCCCCGGACATCCCGGTCCGCCGGTTCCACGGCGGCAGCCGCCACCTCGACGACCTCGCCCCCGACGAGGTCGTGCTCGCCACCTACGGCGTCCTCCGCCGCGACCGCGAGACACTGTCCGAAGTGGACTGGGGGCTCGTCGCCGCGGACGAGGCGCAGCACGTCAAGAATCCCCTGTCCGCCACGGCCAAGGAACTCCGCAAGGTGCCCGCCCGGGCCAAGGTCGCGCTCACCGGCACCCCGGTCGAAAACCGGCTGACCGAACTCTGGTCCATTGTGGACTGGACCACGCCCGGGCTGCTCGGCCCGCTCGACCGCTTCCGCCGCACCGTGGCGCGGCCGATCGAGCGCGACCGCGACAAGGCCGTCACCGAGCGGCTGGCCGCCACCGTCCGGCCGTTCCTGCTGCGGCGCCGCAAGTCCGACCCGGACATCGCCCCGGAGCTGCCGCCCAAGACCGAGACCGACCGGTTCGTCCCGCTCACCGCCGAGCAGACCACGCTCTACGAAGCCGTCGTCCGTGAGAACCTGGCCGAAATCCGCGAGACGCAGGGCATCAAGCGGCGCGGCCAGGTCCTGCAGCTGCTCACCGAGCTCAAGCAGATCTGCAACCACCCGGCCCAGTTCCTCAAAGAACCCCACGGCGCGCTCACCGGCCGGTCCGGCAAGCTCGCCGCGTTCGAGGAGCTGCTGGACGTCATCCTCGACGAGGGCGAAAGCGTGCTCGTCTTCAGCCAGTACGTCCAGCTCTGCCGGCTGCTCGAGCGACGCCTGGCGGAGCGCGGCCTGCCCACCGAGCTGCTCTCGGGCGAAAGCTCGCCCGCGAAACGCCAGGACATGGTCGACCGGTTCCAGGCCGGCGAGATCCCGGTGTTCCTGCTCTCGCTCAAGGCGGGCGGCGTCGGGCTCAACCTGACCCGGGCCACCCACGTGATCCACTACGACCGCTGGTGGAACCCGGCGGTCGAGGACCAGGCCACCGACCGCGCGTACCGCATCGGCCAGGACCGGCCGGTCCAGGTCCACCGGCTGATCGCCGAGGGCACGTTGGAGGAGCGGATCGCGCAGGTGCTCGAAAAGAAGCGCGGGCTGGCCGAGTCGATCGTCGGCGCGGGGGAGGACTGGATCACCGAACTGTCCGACGACGAGCTCGCCGACCTGGTCCGGCTCGGGAGCGGCTGA
- a CDS encoding acyl-CoA dehydrogenase, with protein MPVALTEEQAALAEAIHAWSAAHHPREAVRAAETGSGAGIPAGFADLGLFGVALPEAVGGADGSVADLAAGLAAAAEELVPGPVLGTALAGLLLAEIPSAKELLAAVAEGEATVAVLLDRLADGVSGPVPGVTPESWLVVPVDGGHVLLAPGTPGVTVEPLTPFDFSCPLARVRLSGVGAEVLTLPPVEPAAATLAAAEAAGVARRCLTIAVEYAKVREQFGKPIGGFQAIKHLCAEMLCRAEAAEALAWDAASGRHPLSVASAAAVALDAAVANAKDCVQVLGGIGFTWEHDAHLYLRRAVALRQWLGGSGPWRRQAASLALSGTERTLGVDVGDDPAVRDEVARIAALPVSSQRVALADAGLLTPHWPAPYGRGADAAGQLRIDGAVAAAGIRRPDLVIGAWAVPTILEHGSDEQRSRFARPTLRGEITWCQLFSEPGAGSDLAALRTAARRVEGGWRLTGQKVWTSLAREADWGICLARTDPDAPKHKGITYFLVDMRAEGITTRPLREITGDAVFNEVFLDDVFVPDADVVGTPGGGWRLARTTLANERVALGGGSAVGESVQSLVSTVDASALDDVARDRLGGLVALGVAGSVLDLRAALKRLGGQDPGAESSVRKLLGVQHRQDVAEFALELAGAGALAADGPASAVQHEFLLTRCLSIAGGTTQVLRSLTAERLLGLPRG; from the coding sequence ATGCCGGTCGCGCTCACCGAGGAACAGGCCGCGCTGGCCGAGGCGATCCACGCCTGGTCCGCCGCGCACCACCCGCGAGAGGCGGTGCGCGCGGCGGAAACCGGCTCGGGCGCGGGGATTCCCGCCGGCTTCGCCGACTTGGGCCTGTTCGGCGTCGCCCTGCCCGAGGCGGTCGGCGGTGCCGACGGCAGTGTCGCCGATCTGGCCGCCGGGCTGGCCGCGGCGGCCGAAGAACTCGTTCCCGGTCCGGTGCTCGGCACGGCGTTGGCCGGCCTCCTGCTCGCGGAGATCCCTTCGGCGAAGGAGCTGCTCGCGGCGGTCGCCGAGGGGGAGGCCACGGTCGCGGTGCTGCTGGACCGGCTTGCCGACGGTGTCTCCGGGCCGGTGCCGGGTGTCACTCCCGAGTCCTGGCTGGTGGTGCCGGTCGACGGCGGACACGTGCTGCTCGCGCCGGGGACGCCCGGGGTGACCGTCGAGCCGCTGACGCCGTTCGACTTCTCGTGCCCGCTGGCGCGCGTCCGGCTTTCCGGGGTCGGGGCCGAGGTCCTGACCCTGCCACCGGTCGAGCCCGCGGCGGCGACGCTGGCCGCGGCCGAGGCGGCGGGGGTGGCGCGTCGCTGCCTGACCATCGCCGTCGAGTACGCCAAGGTCCGCGAGCAGTTCGGCAAGCCCATCGGCGGGTTCCAGGCGATCAAGCACCTGTGCGCGGAGATGCTGTGCCGCGCCGAAGCGGCCGAAGCGCTCGCCTGGGACGCGGCTTCCGGGCGGCACCCGCTGTCGGTGGCGAGTGCGGCCGCCGTCGCCCTCGACGCGGCCGTCGCCAACGCGAAGGACTGCGTCCAGGTGCTCGGCGGCATCGGGTTCACCTGGGAGCACGACGCGCACCTCTACCTGCGCCGGGCCGTGGCGTTGCGGCAGTGGCTCGGCGGCTCCGGGCCGTGGCGGCGTCAGGCGGCTTCGCTGGCTCTCTCCGGGACCGAGCGCACGCTGGGCGTCGACGTCGGGGACGACCCCGCCGTGCGCGACGAGGTGGCGCGGATCGCCGCGCTGCCCGTGTCTTCGCAACGGGTCGCTTTGGCCGACGCGGGGTTGCTGACGCCGCACTGGCCGGCGCCCTACGGCCGCGGCGCCGACGCCGCCGGGCAGCTGCGGATCGACGGCGCGGTGGCGGCGGCCGGCATCCGCCGTCCGGACCTGGTGATCGGCGCGTGGGCGGTGCCGACGATCCTCGAGCACGGCAGCGACGAGCAGCGCTCCCGGTTCGCGCGGCCGACGTTGCGCGGGGAAATCACGTGGTGCCAGCTGTTCAGCGAGCCGGGGGCGGGATCCGACCTGGCGGCGCTCCGGACGGCGGCGCGGCGCGTCGAGGGCGGCTGGCGGCTGACCGGGCAGAAGGTGTGGACGTCGCTCGCCCGCGAAGCCGACTGGGGGATCTGCCTGGCGCGCACCGACCCGGACGCGCCGAAGCACAAGGGGATCACGTATTTCCTGGTCGACATGCGCGCCGAGGGCATCACCACGCGGCCGCTGCGGGAGATCACCGGGGACGCCGTGTTCAACGAGGTGTTCCTCGACGACGTGTTCGTCCCGGACGCCGACGTCGTCGGGACGCCGGGAGGCGGCTGGCGGCTGGCGCGCACGACGCTGGCGAACGAGCGGGTGGCCCTCGGGGGCGGGTCCGCGGTGGGGGAGAGCGTGCAGTCGCTGGTGTCCACTGTGGACGCTTCGGCGCTGGACGACGTCGCCCGGGACCGGCTCGGCGGCCTGGTCGCCCTCGGGGTGGCGGGCTCGGTGCTGGACCTGCGGGCGGCGTTGAAACGGCTCGGCGGGCAGGACCCGGGCGCGGAGTCGAGCGTGCGGAAGCTGCTCGGGGTGCAGCACCGGCAGGACGTCGCGGAATTCGCCCTGGAGCTGGCGGGCGCGGGCGCGCTGGCCGCGGACGGCCCGGCGTCGGCGGTCCAGCACGAGTTCCTGCTGACGCGGTGCCTGTCCATCGCGGGCGGCACGACCCAGGTGCTGCGGTCGCTGACGGCGGAACGCCTCCTGGGCCTCCCGCGCGGCTGA